Proteins co-encoded in one Cricetulus griseus strain 17A/GY chromosome 1 unlocalized genomic scaffold, alternate assembly CriGri-PICRH-1.0 chr1_1, whole genome shotgun sequence genomic window:
- the Tmem33 gene encoding transmembrane protein 33 isoform X1 yields MADTTPNGPQGAGAVQFMMTNKLDTAMWLSRLFTVYCSALFVLPLLGLHEAASFYQRALLANALTSALRLHQRLPHFQLSRAFLAQALLEDSCHYLLYSLIFVNSYPVTMSIFPVLLFSLLHAATYTKKVLDAKGSNSLPLLRSVLDKLSANQQNILKFIACNEIFLMPATVFMLFSGQGSLLQPFIYYRFLTLRYSSRRNPYCRNLFNELRIVVEHIIMKPSCPLFVRRLCLQSIAFISRLAPTVA; encoded by the exons ATGGCGGATACGACCCCGAACGGCCCCCAAGGGGCGGGCGCTGTG cAATTCATGATGACCAATAAACTGGACACAGCAATGTGGCTTTCTCGATTGTTCACAGTTTATTGCTCCGCTTTGTTTGTTCTGCCTCTTCTTGG GTTGCATGAAGCAGCAAGCTTTTACCAGCGTGCTTTGCTGGCAAATGCTCTCACCAGCGCTCTGAGGCTACATCAGAGATTACCACACTTCCAGTTAAGCAGAGCGTTCCTGGCTCAGGCCTTGTTAGAGGACAGCTGTCACTACCTGCTGTATTCACTCATTTTCGTCAATTCCTATCCTGTTACAA TGAGTATTTTCCCAGtcttgttattttctttgcttcatgCTGCTACTTACACTAAGAAAGTCCTTGAT gcAAAGGGCTCAAATAGTTTACCTCTGCTGAGATCTGTCTTGGATAAATTAAGCGCTAACCAACAAAATATTCTGAAATTCATTGCTTGCAATGAGATATTCTTGATGCCTGCTACAGTTTTTATGCTCTTTAG CGGCCAAGGAAGTTTGCTCCAGCCTTTCATATACTATCGGTTTCTTACTCTTCGCTATTCCTCTAGAAGAAATCCATATTGTCG GAACTTGTTTAATGAACTGAGGATTGTTGTCGAGCACATTATAATGAAGCCCTCCTGCCCACTGTTTGTGAGAAGACTTTGTCTCCAGAGCATTGCCTTCATTAGCAGACTGGCACCAACAGTTGCGTAG
- the Tmem33 gene encoding transmembrane protein 33 isoform X2 — MADTTPNGPQGAGAVQFMMTNKLDTAMWLSRLFTVYCSALFVLPLLGLHEAASFYQRALLANALTSALRLHQRLPHFQLSRAFLAQALLEDSCHYLLYSLIFVNSYPVTMSIFPVLLFSLLHAATYTKKVLDAKGSNSLPLLRSVLDKLSANQQNILKFIACNEIFLMPATVFMLFSGQGSLLQPFIYYRFLTLRYSSRRNPYCRNLFNELRIVVEHIIMKPSCPLFVRRLCLQSIAFISRLAPTA; from the exons ATGGCGGATACGACCCCGAACGGCCCCCAAGGGGCGGGCGCTGTG cAATTCATGATGACCAATAAACTGGACACAGCAATGTGGCTTTCTCGATTGTTCACAGTTTATTGCTCCGCTTTGTTTGTTCTGCCTCTTCTTGG GTTGCATGAAGCAGCAAGCTTTTACCAGCGTGCTTTGCTGGCAAATGCTCTCACCAGCGCTCTGAGGCTACATCAGAGATTACCACACTTCCAGTTAAGCAGAGCGTTCCTGGCTCAGGCCTTGTTAGAGGACAGCTGTCACTACCTGCTGTATTCACTCATTTTCGTCAATTCCTATCCTGTTACAA TGAGTATTTTCCCAGtcttgttattttctttgcttcatgCTGCTACTTACACTAAGAAAGTCCTTGAT gcAAAGGGCTCAAATAGTTTACCTCTGCTGAGATCTGTCTTGGATAAATTAAGCGCTAACCAACAAAATATTCTGAAATTCATTGCTTGCAATGAGATATTCTTGATGCCTGCTACAGTTTTTATGCTCTTTAG CGGCCAAGGAAGTTTGCTCCAGCCTTTCATATACTATCGGTTTCTTACTCTTCGCTATTCCTCTAGAAGAAATCCATATTGTCG GAACTTGTTTAATGAACTGAGGATTGTTGTCGAGCACATTATAATGAAGCCCTCCTGCCCACTGTTTGTGAGAAGACTTTGTCTCCAGAGCATTGCCTTCATTAGCAGACTGGCACCAACA GCTTGA